A region of Candidatus Neomarinimicrobiota bacterium DNA encodes the following proteins:
- a CDS encoding FGGY family carbohydrate kinase, whose amino-acid sequence MYLLGYDIGSSSIKAAVIDAESGQLATRASSPDTELDISAPKRGWAEQEPETWWEHVKLATAEMSGKLGETMQDIAAIGISYQMHGLVVVDKDHQALRPSIIWCDSRAVDIGEEAFRVLGPEYCLSHFLNSPGNFTASKLKWVKDNEPELFSEIDRFMLPGDYIAMKLTGFSSTTESGLSEGILWDYVEKGLAQPILDQYGIPSDLVPEVYPSFSIQGKLTRGPAAELGLKPGIPLSYRAGDQPNNALSVNVLKPGELAASAGTSGVVYGVSQSASYDQQSRVNTFIHVNHDQDNPSYGVLLCVNGTGSLNSWLKGMLEGGGGSELSYKTMNRLAADIPIGSEDLIILPYGNGAERTLNNRDIGASIHNLQLNTHTQGHILRAAQEGIAFALNYGVGIMREMGLEISTVRATRSGMFLSPLYAEIFANVTGAVLELYDTDGAEGAARGAGIGAGIFKDPTDAFSGFNPIEVHEPIRELQETYQEAYSKWYQVLKHFLPSI is encoded by the coding sequence ATGTATCTATTAGGTTACGATATCGGCAGCTCATCCATTAAGGCGGCCGTTATTGATGCTGAGAGCGGCCAGCTGGCGACCCGTGCCAGTTCACCGGACACGGAGCTGGATATCTCTGCTCCGAAGCGAGGTTGGGCAGAACAGGAACCTGAAACATGGTGGGAACATGTAAAACTGGCCACAGCCGAGATGTCCGGCAAACTTGGCGAGACAATGCAGGATATCGCTGCCATTGGCATCAGCTATCAGATGCATGGCCTTGTAGTGGTTGATAAGGATCATCAAGCACTTCGGCCCTCAATCATCTGGTGTGATAGCCGCGCCGTTGATATTGGGGAAGAGGCTTTTCGTGTATTGGGACCTGAGTACTGTCTGAGCCATTTCCTGAACTCCCCGGGCAACTTCACCGCATCTAAGCTGAAATGGGTGAAAGACAATGAACCGGAGCTCTTTTCGGAAATTGACCGGTTCATGCTGCCTGGTGATTATATAGCGATGAAGTTGACCGGATTCTCCTCGACTACGGAATCGGGATTATCCGAAGGTATTTTATGGGACTATGTTGAGAAAGGATTGGCGCAACCTATCCTTGATCAATACGGAATTCCCAGCGACCTGGTGCCAGAAGTATACCCCAGCTTTTCCATACAGGGTAAATTAACCAGAGGTCCTGCTGCCGAACTGGGTCTCAAGCCCGGCATTCCCCTATCTTATCGTGCCGGTGATCAGCCCAATAATGCGCTCTCGGTAAATGTCCTGAAGCCAGGTGAATTGGCAGCCTCAGCCGGAACGTCCGGGGTTGTCTACGGAGTGAGCCAGAGTGCGAGCTATGATCAGCAGTCCCGGGTCAACACATTCATCCATGTCAATCACGATCAGGATAATCCCAGTTATGGTGTCTTGCTCTGCGTCAATGGGACCGGGAGCCTGAATAGTTGGCTGAAGGGCATGCTTGAAGGGGGAGGAGGATCAGAGCTGTCCTATAAGACAATGAATCGCCTGGCAGCGGATATTCCTATCGGTTCGGAAGACCTGATCATCCTGCCCTATGGTAATGGGGCAGAAAGGACCCTGAATAACCGGGATATCGGAGCATCGATCCATAACCTGCAGCTCAACACACATACCCAAGGGCATATCCTCCGGGCGGCACAAGAAGGTATCGCTTTTGCGCTGAACTATGGTGTTGGAATTATGCGTGAAATGGGTCTGGAGATTTCCACGGTAAGGGCCACCCGATCAGGGATGTTCCTTAGTCCATTATATGCGGAGATATTCGCAAATGTGACCGGAGCGGTTCTGGAGCTTTATGATACCGATGGTGCGGAGGGTGCTGCCAGAGGTGCGGGGATTGGCGCAGGGATCTTTAAAGACCCAACTGATGCCTTCTCGGGATTCAATCCCATCGAGGTTCATGAGCCGATCCGAGAATTGCAGGAGACCTATCAAGAAGCGTACTCGAAATGGTATCAGGTGCTCAAACATTTTCTCCCTTCGATCTAG
- a CDS encoding FixH family protein — translation MARLGAIGLVFVGLLVSCGKKGTEAHEHEIEVFFSHAPDPAVVNTSVSLLFEAEEDGEHVSVDSPECEIEKAGTGEHEEIPLTEEDDEPGHYSGTYVFTEAGDYEVHFNFIHDTESEEQHFDMTVQSP, via the coding sequence TTGGCAAGGCTTGGAGCTATCGGTCTTGTTTTCGTGGGTCTCTTAGTGTCATGCGGCAAGAAAGGTACTGAGGCGCACGAACACGAGATTGAAGTCTTTTTCTCACATGCACCGGATCCCGCAGTAGTGAACACATCCGTTTCACTGCTCTTCGAGGCTGAAGAAGACGGTGAACATGTGAGCGTGGACTCCCCGGAATGCGAGATCGAGAAAGCAGGCACAGGCGAACACGAAGAGATTCCACTAACGGAGGAAGATGACGAACCGGGTCACTATTCAGGTACCTATGTGTTTACTGAAGCGGGTGATTATGAAGTGCACTTCAACTTCATTCATGATACTGAATCGGAAGAGCAGCATTTTGATATGACCGTACAGTCCCCGTAA
- a CDS encoding sodium:solute symporter, protein MNTITTVDWLVIGAYFLVLIGIASWTIKQRQDTSTDYFLAGRHLSWFIVGASIFASNIGSEHLVGLAGTGATDGVAMAHYELHAWCLLVLGWVMVPFYSRSKVFTMPEFLEKRFSSAARTVLSVISLVAYILTKIAVGIFAGGIVFSVLLPEMSFMGLDSFWIGSILVIVSTGIYAVLGGLRAVAYTEALQTIVLIIGSILVTFFGLQALGGWSELRAIAGSEMFNLWKPLVPAGVESTWEPVREAGRMAWYFNDNYPWPGMLFCAPIIGLWYWTTDQYIVQRVLGAPNETEARRGTIAAAFLKLLPVFIFIIPGMIAFALAKSGQVQALQDQLFGSDGQLLRDNAQKAFPLLVAHVLPVGLRGIVVAGLLAALMSSLAGVFNASSTLFTMDFYSRLRPDVGQHQLVWVGRVATTVMVLIGLAWIPVIRGGRGLYDYLQGVQAYLAPPIFVVFFLGIFSKRLNAKGCLAALVTGFAMGLFRLAVDTPVKLIRGFAYSEGSFLWVINNIFFQYYSLVIFVVCVGVMIVVSKLTEVPSYEKINGLTYGTTTDEDRQSSRASWSTRDVVASALVLILIVAAYLYFTG, encoded by the coding sequence ATGAATACAATTACCACAGTCGATTGGTTAGTCATAGGGGCATATTTTCTCGTTCTGATCGGCATTGCCTCGTGGACCATCAAACAACGGCAGGATACGTCTACGGATTATTTTCTGGCCGGTCGCCATCTGAGTTGGTTTATCGTGGGAGCGTCCATTTTCGCCTCCAACATTGGTTCCGAACATCTGGTCGGGCTGGCTGGTACGGGTGCCACTGACGGGGTGGCCATGGCACACTATGAACTGCATGCCTGGTGTCTCCTCGTGCTCGGATGGGTCATGGTCCCATTCTACTCGCGGTCGAAGGTGTTTACTATGCCCGAGTTTCTGGAAAAACGTTTCTCATCGGCCGCCCGTACGGTTCTCTCGGTGATCTCCCTGGTAGCGTACATCCTAACCAAAATCGCAGTCGGCATCTTTGCTGGCGGCATCGTCTTCAGCGTCTTGCTCCCGGAAATGAGCTTCATGGGTCTGGATAGCTTCTGGATCGGCTCCATCCTGGTGATCGTTTCAACGGGCATCTATGCTGTTCTGGGCGGTTTGCGGGCGGTGGCCTATACCGAAGCGTTACAAACGATTGTCCTGATCATTGGATCAATATTAGTGACGTTCTTTGGATTACAGGCCCTGGGCGGTTGGAGTGAGCTACGTGCCATTGCCGGATCGGAGATGTTCAATCTCTGGAAGCCACTGGTACCGGCAGGGGTAGAAAGCACTTGGGAACCGGTAAGGGAAGCAGGCCGCATGGCCTGGTACTTCAATGATAATTACCCCTGGCCCGGGATGCTGTTTTGCGCCCCCATCATCGGGCTATGGTACTGGACCACAGATCAGTATATCGTGCAGCGGGTCTTGGGGGCACCCAATGAAACTGAAGCCCGTCGAGGTACCATAGCTGCCGCCTTCCTGAAGCTCCTCCCGGTATTCATTTTCATTATTCCAGGCATGATCGCATTTGCTTTGGCGAAAAGCGGGCAGGTGCAGGCTCTGCAGGATCAATTATTCGGATCTGATGGCCAGCTTCTTAGGGACAATGCCCAGAAAGCCTTCCCCTTGCTGGTGGCACATGTTCTACCTGTTGGCCTTCGGGGTATTGTAGTAGCTGGACTACTGGCTGCCTTGATGAGCTCGCTCGCCGGTGTTTTCAACGCTTCCTCCACGTTGTTCACCATGGATTTCTACTCACGACTGCGACCCGATGTAGGTCAACACCAGCTGGTTTGGGTGGGTAGAGTTGCCACCACCGTTATGGTTCTTATTGGTTTGGCTTGGATTCCGGTTATCCGGGGAGGAAGAGGGCTATACGATTATTTGCAGGGCGTTCAGGCGTATCTGGCACCACCCATCTTTGTGGTATTCTTCCTCGGTATATTCAGTAAGCGGCTGAACGCCAAGGGTTGCCTGGCCGCGCTCGTTACAGGTTTCGCGATGGGCCTATTCCGACTGGCTGTGGATACCCCGGTCAAACTGATCCGCGGATTTGCTTACTCGGAGGGCTCATTCCTCTGGGTGATCAATAATATCTTCTTCCAGTATTACAGTCTGGTTATTTTTGTAGTCTGTGTGGGAGTAATGATCGTTGTCAGTAAGCTGACTGAAGTGCCTTCATACGAGAAGATCAACGGGCTCACATACGGTACAACAACAGATGAAGATCGACAGTCTTCTCGGGCCAGCTGGTCCACACGAGATGTGGTTGCGTCAGCTCTGGTACTGATTCTCATTGTTGCTGCCTACCTGTATTTTACAGGCTAG
- the merB gene encoding organomercurial lyase has translation MTDIRTGVTEKMITDFLGAFPNEFLSLNDKERMISAQIYRLLTESKPVSIGKVAATLDMPDSEVEPVIKSWPGVFYDKTGSIIGYWGLALSQFGDHRFNVNGHTLYAWCAWDSLFIPQIIQRTAVVTSKDAATGRPIRLTVTPENGIAEVDPESTVISFMMPPNVEEIRADVVTSFCHYLHFFSSSDSAREWISKSEKKDEMLILSPEEANDIGLRKNRLQYRELLKPLEV, from the coding sequence ATGACAGATATAAGAACAGGGGTCACCGAGAAAATGATCACCGATTTTCTGGGTGCATTTCCGAATGAGTTTCTCAGCCTGAATGACAAAGAACGCATGATCTCTGCCCAGATATACCGGCTTCTGACCGAAAGCAAGCCTGTCTCTATTGGGAAGGTTGCTGCTACCCTGGACATGCCGGATTCTGAGGTGGAGCCCGTTATTAAGTCGTGGCCGGGCGTGTTTTACGACAAGACGGGTTCGATTATCGGATATTGGGGATTAGCATTGTCTCAATTCGGCGACCACCGATTCAACGTGAATGGTCACACGTTGTATGCGTGGTGCGCATGGGACAGTCTCTTCATACCGCAAATCATCCAGCGGACAGCCGTGGTTACGTCTAAGGATGCGGCAACCGGACGTCCTATCCGCCTCACAGTGACACCGGAGAACGGCATTGCGGAAGTTGACCCGGAAAGCACCGTGATTTCGTTTATGATGCCGCCCAACGTTGAGGAAATACGCGCAGATGTAGTGACCAGTTTCTGCCACTACCTGCACTTTTTCAGTTCCTCAGACTCGGCTAGAGAGTGGATATCGAAGAGCGAGAAGAAAGACGAGATGTTGATCCTATCCCCTGAGGAAGCGAACGATATCGGATTACGGAAAAACCGACTCCAGTACCGGGAACTGCTAAAACCTCTTGAGGTTTAG
- a CDS encoding UbiA family prenyltransferase → MKILLPYLRLMHPFTSLAVAIVTVIIAISSNPPFDLHRLFLIGSVMLTVQFSIGVSNDVLDQRYDSKAKPWKPIPSKKVGKRTALIIFASLVICSFASCSILGWVPLGIMLFGLCCGMAYNLGLKRTLFSWLPLSLAVPTILVWVGAINENTPNALYWSYPLGLLLGPALNLANQLAGAEEAAHSGERSLMHFLGVVSGRRVAVGLFVLVSAFMPTVVWINDLQVKVATVGSVATSLFIVVFAVLAEFDHRLVLWPLAILIASVQGVFFLSAIQ, encoded by the coding sequence ATGAAGATTCTTCTACCGTATCTCAGGTTGATGCATCCCTTTACTTCGCTGGCTGTGGCGATTGTGACTGTCATCATCGCAATATCATCCAATCCTCCGTTCGATCTCCATCGTCTATTCCTTATTGGGTCTGTCATGCTTACGGTTCAGTTTTCCATTGGGGTCAGTAACGATGTGCTTGATCAACGCTACGACTCAAAGGCAAAACCGTGGAAACCGATACCCTCCAAAAAAGTCGGCAAAAGGACCGCCCTCATAATTTTCGCCAGTCTCGTCATCTGCTCATTTGCTTCATGTTCAATTCTTGGTTGGGTACCACTGGGAATTATGCTTTTCGGACTCTGCTGCGGCATGGCATATAACCTCGGTCTAAAGAGGACACTTTTTTCGTGGTTGCCACTCTCTCTGGCGGTTCCCACAATACTAGTGTGGGTAGGAGCCATTAATGAAAACACACCCAATGCATTGTATTGGTCGTATCCTCTAGGTTTGTTGCTCGGGCCCGCGTTGAATCTGGCAAATCAACTGGCAGGCGCAGAGGAAGCTGCGCACAGTGGAGAGCGCTCCCTCATGCATTTTCTCGGCGTGGTAAGCGGGCGTCGCGTTGCAGTCGGCTTATTCGTCCTTGTCAGCGCATTTATGCCCACTGTCGTTTGGATTAACGACCTTCAAGTGAAAGTTGCTACAGTCGGATCTGTCGCAACGTCCTTGTTCATAGTAGTGTTTGCTGTGCTCGCAGAGTTTGATCATCGGCTTGTGTTATGGCCTCTCGCGATCCTAATAGCATCAGTCCAAGGAGTCTTCTTTCTTTCGGCTATTCAATGA
- a CDS encoding YceI family protein gives MRIQRLKMGLAVPLIILEISMPEMSVAQLDETENVSSAQVDLSQRATFRLIPEESEIHFAVVVPILPDFSGQAERFEGTISGVPSNLEKDTFAEVVIEVASMETGLRPRDRDMHRALEAETYPRIRFSMVPGKLEHLGKRPIVIMLETVYISKVIGTLEIRGVEREINMEVEWEVSGDYIRVSGETSLLLSEYAIERPRAPFLPIRVDDEIQVGFSVRGRLTKD, from the coding sequence ATGAGGATCCAACGGCTAAAGATGGGGCTGGCGGTACCCTTGATAATCCTTGAGATTTCCATGCCCGAGATGAGTGTAGCTCAACTGGATGAAACTGAAAATGTGAGCAGTGCCCAAGTGGATCTCTCCCAAAGGGCGACGTTTCGGCTGATTCCTGAGGAGAGCGAAATTCACTTTGCGGTGGTAGTCCCTATCCTGCCGGACTTCTCGGGTCAAGCTGAACGATTCGAAGGGACGATTAGCGGGGTTCCGTCCAACCTGGAAAAGGACACTTTTGCCGAGGTAGTTATCGAGGTGGCCAGTATGGAGACTGGCCTCAGACCGCGGGATCGAGATATGCACCGGGCATTGGAGGCAGAAACCTATCCTAGAATCCGCTTTTCCATGGTGCCAGGGAAGCTGGAGCACCTCGGAAAACGCCCGATTGTCATTATGCTCGAGACCGTGTACATATCGAAGGTGATCGGAACGTTGGAGATCCGTGGCGTGGAGCGCGAGATCAATATGGAAGTGGAATGGGAGGTGAGCGGAGATTACATCCGCGTCTCTGGGGAGACTTCCCTATTGCTAAGCGAATATGCGATAGAGCGGCCCCGAGCACCCTTCCTTCCAATCCGCGTGGACGATGAGATTCAAGTTGGCTTTTCAGTTAGGGGCAGATTAACGAAAGATTAA
- the folE gene encoding GTP cyclohydrolase I FolE produces the protein MKKNRTIDTAVIAEHFEAILEQGLGLDMSDPNFTDTPSRIAQSYKEIFGGLAHTKEDIEELFTKCFPTEYKGIVFEKNIVVFSMCPHHFLPVRYEVAVGYVPTDCGIGLSKLVRIIESLAKRPELQETFTEEIVELMEKHMHTKGAICLIRGEHYCMQMRGVKQKDVVSTTSAARGVFLTESELELKFYNLIGST, from the coding sequence ATGAAGAAGAACAGGACAATTGATACGGCCGTCATTGCTGAGCATTTTGAGGCAATTCTTGAACAAGGGCTTGGGTTGGATATGAGTGATCCCAACTTCACAGACACCCCTTCCAGAATTGCTCAGAGTTACAAGGAGATATTCGGTGGACTAGCTCATACGAAGGAAGACATAGAGGAACTTTTCACAAAATGTTTTCCAACTGAATATAAGGGCATAGTTTTCGAGAAAAACATTGTTGTGTTTTCTATGTGTCCACATCACTTCTTGCCTGTGAGATATGAAGTTGCTGTTGGCTATGTTCCCACTGATTGTGGGATTGGTCTCAGTAAGCTGGTGAGGATTATTGAATCGCTGGCAAAGAGACCGGAATTACAAGAAACATTTACCGAGGAGATTGTTGAGTTAATGGAAAAGCATATGCATACCAAGGGCGCTATTTGCCTGATTAGAGGCGAGCACTACTGCATGCAAATGAGAGGAGTAAAACAGAAAGATGTTGTCTCGACAACAAGCGCGGCAAGAGGCGTTTTTCTGACAGAATCAGAATTAGAGCTAAAATTCTACAACTTGATAGGGAGTACTTAG
- a CDS encoding c-type cytochrome, translating to MTYMKSIPIRLRIPGSFVLITAVILLAPGGILVGQGGQARTIVSPTPGEIAAGKVVYEQSCAYCHGLNGDGNGPVSAFLDVRPRDLASGIYKFRSTASGKIPTDWDLMQSVTRGIHGTSMVGWSSLAETKRWQLVHYIKTFSDVFDGEGDIETIPIGTPPPATQESIQRGKEVFMDFGCWACHGYGGKGDGPSAKFLQDSFGDPSVPRDLTEGDNYGRGHSPSEIYQTLVTGVDGTPMPSYLEAFEGSQEDLWHLARYVSFLSGEDR from the coding sequence ATGACATACATGAAATCCATTCCAATTAGGTTACGCATACCTGGGTCTTTCGTTCTAATTACCGCTGTGATACTTCTAGCCCCGGGGGGCATCCTGGTGGGTCAGGGTGGCCAGGCAAGGACGATCGTATCTCCAACGCCGGGGGAGATAGCAGCCGGGAAAGTCGTTTATGAACAAAGTTGCGCCTACTGTCATGGCTTGAACGGTGATGGAAATGGACCTGTATCTGCGTTTCTTGACGTTAGACCCAGAGACCTTGCCTCGGGCATCTATAAGTTCCGCAGTACCGCCAGTGGAAAAATCCCGACAGATTGGGACCTGATGCAATCTGTTACCAGGGGGATTCACGGCACCTCAATGGTTGGTTGGTCATCCCTTGCAGAGACGAAAAGATGGCAACTGGTTCACTACATAAAGACCTTCTCGGACGTGTTCGATGGCGAGGGTGATATTGAAACCATCCCTATTGGCACGCCTCCTCCCGCCACCCAAGAAAGTATCCAACGCGGCAAAGAGGTTTTCATGGATTTTGGATGCTGGGCATGCCACGGATACGGAGGCAAAGGGGATGGTCCATCCGCCAAATTCCTACAAGACAGTTTTGGCGATCCCAGTGTTCCTCGGGATTTAACGGAGGGCGATAATTACGGCCGGGGGCATTCCCCAAGTGAAATCTATCAGACTCTCGTGACCGGTGTTGACGGCACTCCAATGCCATCATACCTGGAGGCTTTTGAGGGCAGCCAAGAGGACCTGTGGCATCTGGCACGATATGTTAGTTTTCTTTCCGGCGAAGACCGGTAA
- a CDS encoding class I SAM-dependent methyltransferase, producing MKGKAISGFLYIFLYLAMIFFAGPVSSQKVDDNPLLDERVREFLESHRDTWRDLNVPESDGKVLYDLIVKNNYQKALEIGTSTGHSAIWIAWALSKTGGKLITIEIDKNRYRKALRNFEQAGLSDYIDARLADAHILVPELEGPFDFVFSDADKDWYKNYLVALLPKLEEGGCFTAHNVLNSRWSGIREFLDYLKSLPNLETTIIDSSQAGVSVSYKRAGK from the coding sequence ATGAAGGGAAAAGCCATCTCAGGTTTCCTGTATATTTTTCTATATCTGGCCATGATTTTTTTTGCTGGTCCTGTATCTTCTCAGAAAGTTGACGACAATCCACTTCTTGATGAAAGAGTCAGAGAATTCCTTGAAAGTCACAGAGATACCTGGAGAGATTTGAATGTTCCGGAATCTGACGGAAAAGTATTGTACGATCTTATCGTTAAGAATAATTATCAAAAGGCTCTTGAGATAGGCACTTCCACGGGACATTCAGCGATATGGATCGCCTGGGCCCTCAGTAAAACAGGCGGCAAGCTTATCACGATTGAGATAGATAAGAATCGTTACAGAAAGGCGTTGAGGAATTTCGAACAGGCTGGGCTTTCTGACTACATCGATGCAAGGCTTGCCGATGCTCACATACTCGTGCCCGAACTCGAAGGTCCTTTCGACTTCGTTTTCAGCGATGCAGATAAGGACTGGTATAAAAACTACTTAGTTGCACTATTGCCAAAACTTGAGGAGGGTGGCTGTTTCACCGCTCACAATGTATTGAATTCGAGGTGGAGCGGTATCAGGGAATTCCTCGATTATCTGAAGAGCTTGCCCAATTTGGAGACGACGATTATTGACTCGAGTCAAGCAGGAGTTTCAGTGAGTTATAAGAGAGCAGGAAAGTAA
- a CDS encoding TlpA disulfide reductase family protein — protein sequence MLKIPVWITSTTLLLSTAGALTIPRGQEDLSVDNVEATDLKGKAFRGTALRGKVVLADFWASWCTPCVKAFPVLKQVNADYKDQGFQVLGIAVYSGTIEDVEKVVDKHGLDYTVVIGDEDLIETFGVIGVPTYFLFGRDGHLARKYVGQSKDFHERVQAHIRELLEK from the coding sequence ATGCTTAAGATTCCAGTCTGGATCACATCCACGACACTGCTCTTATCTACCGCCGGTGCCCTAACCATACCGCGGGGCCAGGAAGATCTGAGCGTTGACAACGTGGAAGCAACGGATCTAAAGGGAAAGGCCTTTCGGGGAACGGCTTTACGGGGCAAGGTTGTGCTGGCAGACTTTTGGGCGAGCTGGTGTACCCCCTGCGTCAAGGCGTTTCCCGTTCTCAAACAGGTCAATGCTGACTATAAGGACCAGGGGTTTCAAGTCCTGGGGATCGCCGTCTACTCGGGAACCATCGAAGATGTGGAAAAAGTGGTGGACAAACATGGCCTCGACTACACGGTCGTGATAGGGGATGAAGATCTTATTGAGACGTTCGGAGTCATTGGCGTTCCCACCTACTTCCTGTTTGGCCGGGACGGACACCTGGCAAGAAAATATGTGGGGCAGTCCAAAGACTTCCACGAGCGGGTCCAGGCCCACATTCGTGAACTACTTGAAAAGTAA
- a CDS encoding metallophosphoesterase: MKNDLRSKFLNRPRNRRLYLAIVIVSGSFAGLPGQGSSETPVNFKIAFIGDQGLGKNAVAVLNLINSEGADAVIHLGDFDYKDDPAGWDAQINAILGEDFPYFAVVGNHDKKKFYGEGGYQDYLGARMNRLDISWDGELGVKSAFRYQGVFFVLTAPAVLGSGHGEYIRNKLEEDNSIWSVSSWHKNMRLMQVGGKTDETGWGVYEESRKGGAIIATGHEHSYSRTHLLSSCENQTIASTSDTLFITGDLPDTEEDEGKTFVFVSGLGGKSIRDQELSGEWWASIYTSDQRANCGALFGTFNFEGAPNMATFYFKDIEGVIVDTFVVVSLKMPEHLNKRH, encoded by the coding sequence ATGAAAAATGATCTTCGGAGCAAGTTCTTGAACCGGCCTCGCAACAGGAGGCTTTACCTGGCAATAGTAATTGTCAGTGGGAGCTTCGCCGGACTTCCTGGGCAGGGTTCCAGCGAGACACCCGTGAATTTCAAGATCGCATTCATTGGCGATCAGGGGTTGGGCAAAAATGCCGTAGCTGTTTTGAATCTTATTAACTCTGAAGGGGCTGACGCTGTCATCCATTTAGGCGATTTCGACTATAAAGATGACCCGGCCGGCTGGGATGCCCAGATTAACGCTATCCTGGGAGAAGACTTCCCGTATTTTGCCGTCGTGGGAAACCACGACAAGAAGAAATTTTACGGAGAGGGAGGCTACCAAGATTACCTGGGAGCTCGAATGAATCGATTGGACATCAGCTGGGACGGGGAGCTGGGAGTGAAATCCGCGTTTCGTTACCAGGGAGTTTTCTTTGTTCTTACTGCACCTGCGGTCCTTGGCTCGGGACATGGAGAGTATATACGAAATAAACTTGAGGAAGATAATTCGATCTGGAGTGTCAGTAGCTGGCATAAGAACATGCGACTAATGCAAGTCGGCGGGAAAACTGATGAGACGGGATGGGGAGTGTACGAGGAATCAAGAAAAGGCGGAGCCATTATAGCAACAGGTCATGAACATTCCTATAGTAGAACCCATCTGTTGAGCAGTTGTGAGAATCAGACGATTGCCAGTACTTCAGATACTCTTTTCATCACAGGAGACCTGCCTGATACGGAAGAAGACGAGGGCAAAACTTTTGTTTTTGTTTCAGGTCTGGGCGGCAAAAGCATTCGTGATCAAGAGCTTTCTGGCGAATGGTGGGCCAGTATCTACACGTCGGATCAAAGGGCCAACTGTGGGGCTCTTTTCGGAACGTTTAATTTTGAGGGTGCCCCCAACATGGCGACTTTCTATTTCAAAGATATCGAAGGCGTAATTGTCGACACCTTCGTGGTAGTCAGTTTGAAAATGCCAGAGCATTTGAACAAGCGACACTAA